Genomic DNA from Oncorhynchus mykiss isolate Arlee chromosome 2, USDA_OmykA_1.1, whole genome shotgun sequence:
TCCTCTCCCCCCAGTCCGTCTGCATCCATGTTGCTTTAGTCCAACACTAATAAAACAATTGTGATGCATGTTGCTCGTGTTCTGCAGTCGACTTGGTTAAATAAACTTGTTTTGACTACAGTTTCTTCTATGATGTGTGCTGTATAGCATCACGTGAAACATTAAGAATTACACACTAACTCAATGACCAACTGTGTCAGTTCAACTATTTTATTACAAACATTCTGCAATTACAAACATCCAGAAGTTGACTAGGAAACGGTTATAATCTCACCATCATTGTTTTTATCAAGATTAAGTTCAGCTATTCAAAATATTACAGTTGAATTTGTTATACTATCAACCAATCACGTTGGTAGTCAAGCAAAAAACTTTTTTTATTacgcaacaaaaaaatataatgtACGCTAAGAATTTCCCCAAAGAAAATCATAAAATGAATACATCATACATGACACAAAGAGATAAAAAATAATATCAATTCAGTTTTCTGTGTCGCCTGCAGAGTACAGTCAAATCTGAGGCGAAAATGCACTTGGTGTGTCCCAAAAGGAAAAGTGACCATTCTAGCATGCTAGCCTGGTCGGGAGTGGAAATAACTCTtgtgttctctccctccctcctcaaaGTAGCAACAAAAGAAAACAATGTCAATTAAGTGTTTCCCCAaggtatttatttcatttcagctAGGCACAAAGGCAACATGACAGGCAGGTAGGAGAGCCCGCCCCACCGAAGTAATGTTAGGGTAAACACTGCAGATTTCTAAAGTGTATCTGGAGAAGGAGACTAGATGAAAGCTCTGTTGATTCCTTCCCCTCTTGTATTCTTTACTTGAAAGACCAAATCGCTCTCCTCTCCATTTTTCAATACATATTAAGAAGGCACAGTGCATGAATGTATTGGAGTCTCGATGCCATTTCATCTCCTTCCTTTTCACTCTTTCTGTCCTTTTTCAAGCTGTTGATCTGCTTCTCTTAATTGTAACCAACTCGCCCATTCTTAACCCTGCCCCTCTaccgctccttctctcctcctccctttataACAGGACACAGCGTTTCTTGGATTTAGTCTCAGGAGGTTCCAAAGCTGCCAGGATGGCCTCGTCAAACACGTTCTTCAGccccctctgagagagagaggaaagagggagagtttACATAGACTTTTCATGGTTTATAAATGTATTCtaacctattttgtgaagtacagcAATGTTTCAGCCATCATGGGTCCTTATCAGCCCTTTTCCCCTCTAACCATGTAACATTATCCTTGGCCCCTTACCTGCGTGAGGGCGGAGCACTCCACATATTTGACGGCCCGGAGGTCCCGGGCCAGCTTGTCTCCGCTCTCAGGGGACAGGGGCCGCTGTTTGTTCTTGGCCAGCTTCTCCACAGTGTTGCTGTCATCCCTCAGATCCACCTGGGTGCCCACCAACAGGAAGGGTGTACGAGGACAGTGATGGGAGATCTCTGGAACCCACTACAGGGGTCAAAGGATACATAGAGGTCAGAGTGTGTACAGAATCAGTTCATATGCTCAATTCAAAATCAtttttacatgttagtcattcagcagacgctcttatccagagagacttacagttagtgcattcatcttaagatagcaagGTGAGACAACTACATACCCCAGTTGTAGGAAGTACATTTTTCAGCAAAGTGAGTGCTAGTAGTGCATGGTCTTTTTTTCCCCCTGAGCTAGCCCCTAGCCATTCTGTTTGCAGATATCAACAGAGATCGATGTAAGCCAGGAATGGGCAACTGGAGGGCCGCGGATCAATTTCTcaaaatgtgtttaaaaaaacaaaacaatttggAACTCattcggggtctcaacttactgttgagagttacaaTAGTATAATACAATTTGCCATTTTTAAATGTGGTTGTGAATCAGGAGTTTCTTGTGTTATgttagtcactgacagtcacttaattagccatgtcagctaagattttttagattggtaagttagtctagccatcTAAACctgtagtaatcatggtcaaCCAGGAGGCCCCCATTaatttttgcaaacatttccctCTACACTACGGCAGTGTGTAGAATTTAAGAACCTTTGCTGTAAAACTACACATTTCTCTACACCCTATGgctgtagaattgcaggaacttAACTAAAACTTCAATGTTTTGCAGTCGCCACTGCggccccatcaaagttgcccattccTGATGTAAGCAATATGAGGATGACTTCACATAGCCTTCCAATGGGCTTTGGGAGATCTTCTGCCATAACAGAAGGTGAAGTGGCTAAGGAAAGGGTTCAGATCCATCATCTAGAAGTTTCTCTATGGGTAATAATACAAGGTAAAAAGTTGAGGTGTGGCGACTCAGAGACCAACACCGACCTTCTCTCGGACATTCTCAAAGGATGAGGGTGAGACGCAGGAGAAACAGACGAGGAAGACATCCGTCTGCGGGTAGCTGAGAGGTCGCAGCCTATCGTAATCCTCCTGACCTGAGACGACCAATCAGAGGAAGAGAACGCTGTGACAATGAAACTAATGTGATATTGACCGATTCAACTGGTTGAGTTGCATTTACAAGACATCATATGTTCTCAAGAATGAACAAAAGCAGACTAGGATTGAGTTGTAGCACACAGACTGCTTAAAAGGATATACAGACAAAATAATAAATTGACAGAGACAGATTACCCGCAGTGTCGAAAAGCCCAAGTGTGTAGGGTTCCCCTCCGATCATCACCGTCACTGCATAATTATCAAACACCTGCACACGAGACACACAAAATAATGAGTAAAAGTTCAAGGGATGTTACCCATCTAAAATTATTTGATGAAGCAAATGTAAATCAAtaagctaaatgtaaaaaaatatatatttaaaaaaaaaagttcataAAAAAGGTTCAAATGACCCCAACTGGCAGGCTGGTTATGGTGTTAAAGCCCATTCTACCCTCTGGACATCACCCCACTGACCTCCACAGTGTTTAGGGTGTGACTTGTCTGCCCCTACTTACACCCTCCCCTGCCCACCTCTTACCGTAGGCACGTATTCTGAGGGGAACTTGTTGGTTGTGTAGGAGATAAGTAGACAGGTCTTTCCTACAGCTCCGTCCCCCACCACTACACACTTTATTGTCTGCATCTactcatagagagagaaagaaagacataaCAAAGTAGAGTTTCTATCTCATGAAGGACATATTTGAGACCTTGCTTGTGACTCCACAAACTAAAAACAACATAACAACAGCACCCCGATTAGCAATAACACTGTCTGCCTGGCCTGCAGCCTATTGATGTACAGACAGGTGATGTTCATGGTGTGTTAGGCTAATGCTCAAAACAAGGGCATCTATTGATCATCAAACCACAAACGACGCTTGACCGCATTGGAAACATGTTGATTGTTACAAATGGATCCTTTATGAGGGGGAAGAACTTCTACTAGTcaacagagggaggtagagacagacaggtaaacAGACAGGGGTCCAGACAAATCAAAATATGCCTGGACTACCCCAAAAAACGTGCCTCTGTGACAACTTGGTGTTATGTAACAAAAAGTTATTTCCAGTTACAGCTAGACAACGTTAACTTCCGCATACTTGCATAGCAAAGACATGACAGGGAATGGGAAGCGACATGATGTACTGTCATGACTACTGATTTAAGATTCTAATTTCAAATCGTTACTTCTGCTTAATAATTATATTAACACATTAGTAAAAGCAACTCTATACCTATCTGCTTTTAGCAACGCTAGTATTCCACACTTGTGACGCTAGGAATTatcttgcaaaaaaaaaaagcgATATTCCACCGGAAGCCAGAGGTTAAATAACGTTATATTTAAATTTACTCTGCCGATTGTCCTTAGGGTTAGTCCTTATGCAGggggaaattgagaaaaaacatCCACTAGAACATAAATTAAAACATACTTTCCAAACGTGTGTCAATTGTAGGCCCACTTTCTCTCCGCTTACTTCATGTCAAAATAAGAGTCATGCACGTGTGCCATACATGCACAAAAAAGCAAGATCTTGTTGGGGATTTTTATTTTGACATGTAAGCAGAGAGGAACTGGCCTCGCTGAAGAACTACATGGGTCTACAACAGACCCACGTTTGGAAATGCTGGTTAATTATACGTtacaatatatgttttttttcttaTCTTAATTCAACCCTGCATAAGGACCATGCCTACAGACAATCGATAGAGTAAATTGTAATTAACTGTATAACTTCTGGCGAACTAGGCGGGGTTTTTTACAAGCTAATTCCCAGCAACGCTAGTGTGTAAATGCTAGCGTTGCTAAAAGCAGCTAGTCTATACCTAAACATGTGAAAAGGAAATGGCATCTCTTATGAATAAACAATCGACTCTACCGTTATGGCTTAACTAACTTCGGCAGACAGCAGGTGAACTGGACAGCAGGGCACCGGACATAGACTGGATGACTAATTCTGATATttagaccaatcagatcagcaATGAAAAAAATTcaatctgatgtgattggtcaaatgaCCAATTAGTGGAGGAAAAAGTGGACCTGCTTGTCTAAATGCACCCATAATTCCCAGAAAAGAAAATGCAAGGACCGCAAGCATGCCATTGCATAGCTACAGATTGTTACACCAAATAATGTGATTTAACCATAGACGTTGGGGATCCATTACTGGGAGTTAGTTACAGGTTAGGTACTGTTTGGCGTAGCACAGAGAATTTTCGACCAACCTTAATTTGGCAACACTAAGATGGCGCCGTACACATTCATAACTGAGCATTTTCTCAAATCAAACGCACTACCTGCAACTGGACACAGACATTTTAGAATATACATGTTTGACCGAATTGACAACGAAGTTTGTAAAGATTATATCACTAAGGTTGGTCAAATTATCTGTGCTAACGCTACACCATAAAGTAACCTGTAACTCCCAGTAATGGATACCAACAATATTTTGTTTCACGCATTATCATCTGGTGTAACAATCTGTAGCTAGCCTTTAAAGCCTCAGTCAGTCTAAAAATGAATGAAAGTTAAACCTTACAATTTGTTCTACACTGTATGAAGTGTCAGGCA
This window encodes:
- the LOC110537423 gene encoding cell division control protein 42 homolog, producing MQTIKCVVVGDGAVGKTCLLISYTTNKFPSEYVPTVFDNYAVTVMIGGEPYTLGLFDTAGQEDYDRLRPLSYPQTDVFLVCFSCVSPSSFENVREKWVPEISHHCPRTPFLLVGTQVDLRDDSNTVEKLAKNKQRPLSPESGDKLARDLRAVKYVECSALTQRGLKNVFDEAILAALEPPETKSKKRCVLL